The DNA segment GAGAAAACCGAATAAAGGACAAAACTTGAGAAAATTGGCTGAGGAGACTACGAAACAAGCCAaaaatgagaaaagaagagaaaatgacatgagagagagagagagagagagagagagagggtcaTACACTCATACTTCAAATTTTGGTTTTTTTAGAGTGctgttattataaattttattgtgaatgtgattaataattattatattaaatatttatatttaaatttatatatttattatatattttaattaattttataaattttaatataaatatttaatttaataattataaattttatttttaagtaaatttgagtatatatatatatatatatatatatatatatatatatatatatatatatataacaaaagcCTCCTCACtcaatgaaattttatatatgtaGCTTTGTtcagtaatattaattatttttataattagaaattattttaataattattaatttttaaatattaatttttaataattaattatttatataataatttaaaataaaaaaattttgataaaaaattttttaaattaatgattaaataaaataataatattattattttattaattttaattaaaatattttttaaattttttacatataaatattatattattaaataatataaataaaaaataatattttaatttaattaaattattaaatattactttaaaaattattactaAACAATATGGGTGAGGCTTGGTGTTTATTTATATCATCTatcagaaaataaaaattataaattataaagaaTTAAAGAACGTAATAATGCTTTTCTAATTTCTTTTTTAACTTTTGCATTTCATATTAATTAATATTCTCCCTTTGCAagttgaaaaaataaattaggtaTAATTTCCTATGCCCATTTAAAATAGTAGATGACAGCCTATTAATAggaagaattttttattttttttttaaaaaaatttattaattcattaataaacCAATTAATTCTTTAAAATGTCAAATCAAGATTAACGGTCAAGATGATGTTGTCATCTCTAAAAATTAACAGACGAGTAACACGATCACAAGATGGACCCTCCTTTATAAACATGAGGGATTTGTATGGGGAAATGCCTCATCCCAAGTTCCCAACTCACTCTTTACCCACCTCCACAAGAAGCAattcccatctctctctctctctctctctctctctcatcccaAGTTCCCAACTCACTCTTTACCCACCTCCACAAGAAGCAATTCccatctatctctctctctctctctctctctctctcacggcTGCTTCTTCTACCATGTTCTCTAACAAGAAAAGGCCAATTCGCAGCTCAGTCTCAGTCAGCTTATGCTGTAGCAGCTGCAAGAAACCAAACCTCTCCAATATTTTCCATCCCAAGCCAAGACCCAGAAAACCCACCACCAATTCCTACCATAAAAGCTATAACCATGAAGTCTACTATTCCTCTTCCACCTCCTCAAAAACCAACCCTACTTCCTCGGACTACGACACTACCACCTCATTCTCTGCCAACACGCCACCGCAGTCCTCATGGGACACAAACAGCAGCAAGAAATGCTCGAGAACGGTTCGAGGAGTGGGGCGGGTCGGCGGCGAGAGTTTGGCAGTGGAAAAAGAGTCGGATGACCCATATCTGGATTTTCGTCAGTCAATGCTTCAAATGATATTGGAAAAAGAAATATACTCAAAAGACGATCTTCGAGAGCTTCTTAACTGCTTCTTGCAGCTAAACTCGCCTTATCACCATGGGATTATCGTTAGAGCTTTTACTGAGATCTGGGACAGTGTCTACTCCGTGAGATCGTCAGCTGGTgcgggtggtggtggtggtggtggtggctccTCCCAGTCCCAGCAGAAGCTGCATTACAATTATTACTATTACGGTCATGGCTGCTAGCTAGCTGCTAAGTGCTGAGACAGTCACGTGACTTCTAAATGTTTTTGTGGTGCAGGTGAAAGTTTCATGGGGTATTTTCATCAACTGTGAAAAGCAAGAGTCTCGATAATTTTAGTTGGTTGATTGTAGAATTGagctgtaaattaattaattaatcaatgttAGAGGatgctttttcttttttataaatatctttatttgttaaaaattaatctaaaaaatatatttagtaattaaaattagaaataacAAGCTTTAAACACTGCACATCGTtgcgatttttatttttttatttattatattaatataattaataaataaaaaaaatatttatactgaAAATATATCTCATTCTatttggtgataatataaaatattatatttatatcttatgaAAAGAAACTACTatatcaataattattgaaatcatTTAATCAATTCAATCAAGGTAAAATTTTAATCATTTACTGTATTACataattttttatgtatatataatttagcTTAAGATCaactaatattaataatgtaAAATTTATCATTtacttattaaaatataacaaataaaaataattttttaaaaaatatttaattatataataaagttaaaaagatgataataataatgataataataataataatatcaattaaaaaataaattaattaatccattGAAAAAACTAACACTATTATAAAAATAACATATATGCACatacttttaaatatttttttattattgaaaataaattaaatatattataatcatattaaaatttaagtaaatcaaatttaattatttgttatttataaactaaatttatatatttattagattaacaattctaataaatattttgaaaagtttatagatattattttttaatattatgagAGAAAAATTCCTTAATTTGACTATAACAAATAATGGAAGAATAGATGACTTTTATGATTTTAGCTAGAAAATACTTTTTGAATAAACTCAATGCTAAAAAAATATATTcttctattaaaaaaaaacaatttatattttaatttttgacactttctaattaaaaaatatagtaattttaacataataaataattcattcattcaaaaaaattaaaaagtaaaaatagcaaaataattattaataaatgaaaaaaaccATTGATTTAAAAGTTGATCGAGTTTAATTGTAttatattactttatttttttaaatattatttagttgactgtttttatttttttaaaatttaataagtttttaatttaataaagatatcccttatgaattatatatatatacttttcttataaatatttgttttgagtacaattattttttttcttttgcaatttattttttttaatttataaaataatttttaatattgaaatttacaatattttaattattaatattttaaaattaataatattttattaatttaatgatataatattttaaattaatttatagcaCTGTTATTCTCTCAAGAGATTTTTCACTGACAATTTTAAATCGAGTGTAAAAGTAAAAGTAAAAAATGATAATAGGGAACAGTTTGACTGTTTTAGTATAATAGTATAATAAAgggttaaaataaaaataaatttaataatttttagaatAATTAACAAATATATAATGTAATGTGTCTAGAGTTGTTGGTCAAAGTAATTTCCAGCGTCGAGAAGAGACCGTTGAAAGCGCAAGGTGGCAAATTTCATcggaatttgaaatggattaagcTTCTGCAACTCAACACTAATGCTTAGCAAATTTTAAtggaaagaaagaaaataagagatgaaaatgaagtaagaaaacttttatttattttttattgcatATTaggataaaagaaaaataaaaaataaaaatgaaaataattttttttcttatttgaaaacctaaaaatataaaaaaaatatatattatattatgtatattacatgtcaatttaattatattGTGTTAGTAAGCAAAGTCAATTTATGTCAGTGAAATGAAATGAATGctagaattaaaatttttataattcattaataaataaataataaaattagcaTAATATTTAGAcactttataataaaaaatgaaaatttgttttATGATAGAAAAAAGAAATATGAAcatgtaaaagaaaaaaaaaagggtaataagATAATGCCATTTCAATGGAATTTATTGCAGTTTAATTAGAAAGAGACAGAACAATGAATGGTTACATTGGTGGAGGTGAAGCTGGCTATAAACAcctgatatccaattgatgacaGTGCGATTTAATATGAAATTTTTTGCTCATAAAACAAAAAAGAAGAAACCCtaaactttccttcactttcttatagGTAATTGTTTTTCCACCTTAAGCAGCAATTTTCTTAACACGtattaaaatttatcttattttaatatttaattatttatgaatatatttatatataaatttcatagttcaaatatttatatttagatataaagaaaatatattatctcatattaattttaaataaaatatttatattatatataagatgaaaaaatctcttttttttagataaatattctctttttgaattaatttttaaataaaattatactaatttattttctctaaaataatttataaacatAGATATCTATTCAATTAAAGAGAGATTTAAATGTGGTCTACTTTCTTGGGTTAATCAAAATCTAGGGACCAAGCACGAGCAAGGGAATCTTTATAAGCTTAGTGGAAACACCATGGGCCTTCAATCTCTTTCAGAAGAAATAGCTAATCAAAACcctattttctttctttctttggtTAAACATGCAACCAAGAAAAGAAGCAACACCAACTCATCATCCTTAAATCCTTGTTACGATAAAGAGAAGAAGGATTGTGCCTGCTTCAACAAGCAAGTGCTCTATTTTAGGAACATGTCTTTGCAAACACGTGGCTTTAATTTGGCTTCATTGTTGAAATATCAAATCCTTATTAGGTTAAGTATGCACAATTGTCCATCTTTGTCAAATCTATTCTTGGCCTTTCTTTTAAATTAGTCTGGCAACACTTTTGTACCTAATCAAATCTTGTATTTTTGGTTGCTTGAGCTTACCAGCAAAAGTTACATATGTACTTGCACACCGGACCAAGCTCTAGCcaagggcttttttttttttttttttttttttcaccttcTTGGTATGAAATTCTACAAGGAAAGTCAGAGCCTGTTTAgttgtgaaaaataattttttattttttatgaaaaataatgttATTCGCTCGAATCACGCTCACCCAAATCATGATTTCTCAATCGGTATAACGGGCATTGAAATATATATCTCACAAATGAAAGATCTATCTCTCCAGATATGACTCTGAGATTTTGACGAGTTAGATTCCTAATATAAATATGACTTATAACCCAACAACAACTCTATCAAGCAAATAGAATTGATAGGAACATATTGGACAAAAGTTATGCAAAAGTGCTTTTTTCCCCCTTAGATATCAAAGTACCATATATAATTATACCATAGTTGTTGAACACTGGAAATCAAATTGAGAGATTGGATGGCTAAAATATGGCAAAGAGAAGTGACTAAACCCATCATGAAAAGATGATTATGAGGACCCTTATAAGAAGTACTAATTTAGTGGGGTTTTCATCCGCTTTCTACTAATTAAGATAACAATTGAAGGACAATTGCATGTGGCAACAGAAAGTAAACCTATGGTATAGTTGTTACCACTAATCACATCAAAATCATGAAGCCATGCCATGATAGATAAAGAACAGACAGAGAGAAAAGTTTGAAAGACATTAATTGGAGATTTAAAGGTACTTTCAATTCTGCTGAACACAAGGAAATGCCAATAAATGAAGGGTCTTAGCtctctagattttttttttttctgcttcCATAACTTTGAGTTTTGTCCCTCAAAGCTTATGTTCCTAATTTTTTTCCCCTCTTAATTCACCATTAAGGCCCACCAGGGTCTAAGTTTTTGGGACAGATATCCAATCATAAtgacagttaaaaaaaaaaaaaaaccaatctCAAGGAACCTGAAAGGTTCTCAAAAGCAACAAGAGAGATTTAAGGGTCACATGGTGATGGCTAGGGATGTTGGTTTGGTTTCTGTATGGTTTAATTTAATAACTAAAATCGAAATTAAGGTTttgatttcttaatttttaggaatcaaatttgaaattaaaatttgattttaatttcaatttaattctaacAATCTGAGTAAATTTCAGTtctattttgattttaatttaattttaattttagtttgaatctcgatttttatacttaattttgtgttattttaaaatagtaaaaaaaatcttaaatttttaataataatactaacattaaaataataataatattattaaaaatatattatatatatattccttaataagaataatatattattttctaCATATTTattgattatataatttttaaataaaagatACATGTATAATTAAGAACTAAAAAATATAGTATATGATTAATATATGATTTAGTGATAACTAAAGATTATAAGATGATTTAATGCATCtatgattaaaaatatattaaaaaattaaaaaaaataaattatatactgTGTGTtaacaattatttaaaattttaaattataatttaagtaTAAGGGTTcagataataattaaataaaattattttaaaaataaaaatttaaaatg comes from the Hevea brasiliensis isolate MT/VB/25A 57/8 chromosome 5, ASM3005281v1, whole genome shotgun sequence genome and includes:
- the LOC110632003 gene encoding transcription repressor OFP6; this encodes MFSNKKRPIRSSVSVSLCCSSCKKPNLSNIFHPKPRPRKPTTNSYHKSYNHEVYYSSSTSSKTNPTSSDYDTTTSFSANTPPQSSWDTNSSKKCSRTVRGVGRVGGESLAVEKESDDPYLDFRQSMLQMILEKEIYSKDDLRELLNCFLQLNSPYHHGIIVRAFTEIWDSVYSVRSSAGAGGGGGGGGSSQSQQKLHYNYYYYGHGC